GCTTTATAGAGAAGCTTAAATCTAAGTTTGGCGGGTAAGCTTACTGCTCCAATAAAAACTATTCTTGCCATGATTTTTCTCTCAACAGTTAACTTACATTCTTATCTTGTGCTCATAATATTATGAAACTAGATTGTTGTAAATAATTTTATTTTATCCAAAGAGGAACTATCTATTTTAACAATCTTTACATTCTCGCCTCTTTGTCCCCAGATATTTGGATCTGTTGGGCCAAAAAGCGCTACTGTTTTAACACCAACTGCTGCAGCAAGATGAGTAATGCCTGAATCATTTCCTATGTACCAGTTACATCTGGCAATTAATGAAACTAGATTAACCAGTTCAATATGTTTAGCAATCACAAACTTTTCATCAAGCAAAAGGTTTTTACATTCTCCTATAATTTGTTCATCTGCCTCTCCACAGATAATTAAAACTTTACCATATTTATCCATCCACCAGTTTATTACGTCTGCAAAGTTCTGAACATTCCAGCATTTTGCTATAGAACCACTACCAGGATGAACAGCTAACACTTTATCCACCAATTTATTATCAGCAAAAAAACTGTTTGCCCAGTTCTTGTGTTCATCTTTTAAGAATATTTGTGGACGATTAATATCAATTTTTATTCCGAGGTTTTTTACAGGGATTAATAGATAATCTATGATATGCTGTTTTGTTTGAGTATCAGGAAAAGGCTTATGAAAAACAATTTTCTTTTTATTTACTCTTTCTAAATTTTTCTGAAAGATACCTTCTTTATCAGGGATGTAGGCTAATATCAAATCAAAAGATTTAAAATAATCTTTCATTATGCTAACGTTACCTCCCTGCAGGAAAAATTGACTTATAGCAGCCTGATCTATAGAACATGCAGAATTTGCATAAAACTCGTTTTCTACCAGTTTAAAAAATCTGGGATGCGTCATTACTTCAATATAGGAGTTTGAGTAGCGTTTTCGGAGAGCATATATGGCGGGTAAAGCTAATACAAAATCCCCAATCCCTCCACCTCTTATGATGAGGATACGGCCAGAATTCATGTTTTTTTAACCGTCTTTTCTCCAAACCCTCTTCAATAAATCGGCAAAAGAAGTAATTATTTCTCTTGCATCTTCTTTTATAAGGAAATTTGGGTCTCCACCTGCTATAGATTCCCAACCTGTTCCCATTAGAAAGTCTTTATACTTTGAGACGATAGTATTTGTTTTTGCATCCTTTAATTTTATTTCCAACAGGATTTTTGTTTTGCCAAAGCCCAGAAAACCAAGATGAGATCTCCATGACTGGTTTCCATAATCAACGGCGAAATTGGATGTAACTTTTAACACATCAGGTTTGTTTAGCACATTTTTATCGTATGTAACACGTTTGAAAAGACCGGCTCTCTCAAAAACTATACCAATTTGGCCTTTTATATATTTCTGAATTATTTGATCGTCCGCTGTTAGGTTTTCACCGTTTTTTTCTGGCCTCTGTATATATGCTATTTCATAATTTTTAAGCTTAACGCGTGGATTTATATAGAATTTTGCATCTGGCTTATAGGAATTTCTAATAAGACATCTTTGCGTGGAACATCCAGAGATAAATACGGCAGGCAATAAAAGACACAGACAAAGAAGAAAAGTCCTGAATCTGAAATTTATCATTTTATTTTAACCAGTACTCTCCTTGTTCTTGGCCCATCAAATTCGCAGAAATAGATAGACTGCCATGTCCCAAGCACAAGGTGTCCATCATCTATAAAAACTGTTTTGTTGCAGCCTACTATACTTGACTTTATATGAGCTGGAGAATTGCCCTCCATATGGTGATATCTACCTTCATAAGGAACACATCTGTCCAGCCCGTATTCTAGATCCCTCAGAACATCCGGATCAGCTCCCTCGTTTATAGTAACACCAGCTGTAGTATGAGGAATAAATATATGACAGAGTCCACTACTTATTCCAGATTCTTTAACTCTATTTTCAATATCTGAAGTAATACTAATAAATTCTTCCCTTTTATGACTCTTAACAGATAATTCAAAAAT
The window above is part of the bacterium genome. Proteins encoded here:
- a CDS encoding glycosyltransferase family 9 protein — its product is MNSGRILIIRGGGIGDFVLALPAIYALRKRYSNSYIEVMTHPRFFKLVENEFYANSACSIDQAAISQFFLQGGNVSIMKDYFKSFDLILAYIPDKEGIFQKNLERVNKKKIVFHKPFPDTQTKQHIIDYLLIPVKNLGIKIDINRPQIFLKDEHKNWANSFFADNKLVDKVLAVHPGSGSIAKCWNVQNFADVINWWMDKYGKVLIICGEADEQIIGECKNLLLDEKFVIAKHIELVNLVSLIARCNWYIGNDSGITHLAAAVGVKTVALFGPTDPNIWGQRGENVKIVKIDSSSLDKIKLFTTI
- a CDS encoding secondary thiamine-phosphate synthase enzyme YjbQ; this encodes MIFELSVKSHKREEFISITSDIENRVKESGISSGLCHIFIPHTTAGVTINEGADPDVLRDLEYGLDRCVPYEGRYHHMEGNSPAHIKSSIVGCNKTVFIDDGHLVLGTWQSIYFCEFDGPRTRRVLVKIK